A stretch of Mastacembelus armatus chromosome 1, fMasArm1.2, whole genome shotgun sequence DNA encodes these proteins:
- the LOC113128431 gene encoding serine/arginine repetitive matrix protein 1 isoform X3 yields the protein MAETVRSLFDYQDPHSLDSDGEGVKPAPPLRGRGCGRKRKGTPVKVFVTHTEEESVPEQSFSPGDRKEAAENKRPTLDGPFYNTEPSSHQTCSPSEQAQYKVSTGSKTRSCSASTPAPAPAASSAPTATPVLAPAPATATSARAPSLTPASTAPAAPTPSAPAPTASSFPPSPNCRIREVHCGSQVRLVVIAIRDITKGEEITVDYSLTEWGENLGFRGTVSPAQHECHSDTENNNIKKEDEPLSLTAQQQEYVTPSWSLSPSSSPISHSDGSESDGGDEDNASPRGRAPRRRKKRRGTPSKKKIPHRTPPGRPPSVSPTNAPHHIRPLPSPHAAAQDTPPCSSSSSSSTKPVFKAPAPLGSNSTSNGNANGPRGGVSIESMRQTCDYCGRHFRSLGRHLDKHHAHQPEVCSALVERYTQMPRLHAQNTNPTHAHTQQHSKPAQVLGQNCSSDLAQNGIQDLSISSPILTAANQAPVSSGRNSTPPVLTPPRGQNAVPVSVLKRSPPPVAVTQSRKGAVRRLKKERQDEEDEDEDNEDEEDVEVVEVKRSKEEEDVEVVCPQSFSSKSAKEMDPLKEEDDEDDEEEDEEEEENGVMEVEDESGTEDKEKHLLSSSGRHHMLPLLSSLSSLVLYLRRLQHSAFLSLSRQLQSAEAWRLLCHSSLALLILYNRRRECEVSKLSIAEYRARFTPQCPVPVPPGTPPALTPLEASLSPFERLVLPHLPRVGVQGKRGRVQPLILPPHCEPCLELLLQTRQDVGVDPANPYVFARPYHSPATPLRGTDLLRSLARSSGTRNPRALTQTRVRRQVAILTQLLLLGEGEEPGQLGGSAVERLEHFLEREYHVTQNCAGIGQDPGLMGRVGRVVLCGERDGVLFRGMSLNHICLELDVMSGNSADSYSEGESEGEQVKEKPEPPTPAPAPNPTPTLLYVRKGKNNGRVGRPKKLKNPQPPPPPPPPPPANRRRGTGKRGVLKRPWSEAERAAVEEHLTKNIKELKVPAKADCERCLQQCPLLVSNHRDWRAIKFYCHNRIQLLKKNQRRESEPQPLTVC from the exons ATGGCGGAGACCGTACGCTCGCTCTTCGACTACCAGGACCCACACAGCCTGGACAGCGACGGAGAAGGCGTCAAACCGGCACCGCCACTGCGGGG GCGAGGCTgtggaaggaaaaggaaagggaCGCCTGTGAAAGTCTTTGTTACACACACTGAGGAGGAGAGTGTGCCTGAACAGAGCTTCAgcccag GTGATCGTAAGGAAGCAGCAGAGAATAAACGGCCCACACTGGATGGACCTTTCTACAATACAGAGCCATCTTCTCATCAGACCTG CAGCCCATCAGAGCAGGCTCAGTACAAAGTCTCCACTGGGTCCAAGACCAGATCCTGCTCAGCTTCTAcaccagctccagctccagctgctTCTTCAGCCCCAACTGCAACACCGGTCCTTGCTCCTGCCCCGGCCACTGCGACTTCAGCTCGGGCCCCGTCTCTAACACCCGCGTCCACAGCTCCAGCTGCTCCAACACCCTCTGCTCCGGCCCCAACAGCCAGCTCCTTCCCTCCATCCCCCAACTGCCGTATCCGAGAGGTCCACTGTGGGAGCCAGGTGCGGCTGGTTGTTATTGCCATCCGAGACATCACCAAGGGGGAGGAGATCACTGTGGATTACAGCCTGACAGAGTGGGGAGAGAACCTG GGTTTTCGTGGTACTGTATCTCCAGCGCAACACGAGTGCCACTCTGACACTGAGAATAACAATATCAAGAAG GAGGATGAGCCTCTCTCTCTGACAGCCCAGCAACAGGAGTATGTCACTCCCTCTTGGTCGctgtctccctcttcctcacccATCTCCCACTCTGACGGCAGTGAGTCAGACGGTGGGGATGAAGACAACGCCAGCCCTCGCGGACGGGCACCACGCCGGCGTAAGAAACGTCGTGGCACCCCTTCAAAGAAAAAGATTCCCCATCGAACTCCACCTGGTCGACCACCGTCAGTCTCCCCGACCAATGCTCCACATCATATCCGCCCGCTTCCTTCGCCCCACGCTGCAGCGCAGGACACTCCTCCTtgctcatcttcctcctcctcttcaaccAAGCCTGTGTTTAAAGCCCCGGCTCCACTGGGCTCCAACAGCACAAGCAACGGCAATGCAAATGGACCTCGAGGAGGAGTGTCAATTGAGTCCATGCGGCAAACCTGTGACTACTGTGGACGCCACTTCCGCTCCCTTGGCCGCCACTTAGACAAACACCACGCCCACCAACCCGAAGTGTGCTCTGCCCTTGTTGAGCGTTACACACAGATGCCCCGCTTGCATGCACAGAACACAAACCCTACACACGCACATACTCAGCAGCACTCAAAACCAGCACAGGTCTTGGGACAGAACTGCAGCTCAGATCTTGCTCAGAATGGGATCCAGGACCTCTCTATTTCTTCTCCCATTCTCACTGCAGCCAACCAGGCACCTGTTTCCTCTGGAAGGAACTCCACGCCTCCTGTGCTGACTCCTCCAAGAGGGCAGAACGCGGTACCGGTGTCCGTCTTAAAGAGGAGCCCTCCGCCTGTGGCTGTGACACAGTCCAGAAAGGGAGCGGTGAGAAGGCTTAAAAAGGAACGACAGGATGAGGAGGACGAGGATGAGGAcaatgaagatgaagaagatgtgGAGGTGGTGGAAGTAAAGAGGtccaaagaggaggaggatgtagAGGTGGTGTGTCCTCAGTCCTTCAGCAGCAAGTCAGCCAAAGAGATGGATCCATTAAAagaagaggatgatgaggatgacgaggaagaagatgaagaggaggaagagaatgGAGTGATGGAGGTGGAAGATGAAAGTGGGACAGAAGATAAGGAAAAGCACTTGCTGAG TAGTTCGGGACGTCACCACATGCTGCCGCTGCTCTCATCGTTGTCCTCTCTAGTGCTGTACCTTCGTCGGCTGCAGCACTCAGCCTTCTTGTCTCTGTCTCGGCAGCTGCAGTCAGCCGAGGCCTGGCGTCTTCTCTGCCACTCTAGCCTGGCGCTCCTAATACTGTATAACCGACGTCGTGAGTGTGAGGTCTCTAAGCTTTCCATTGCTGAGTATCGCGCTCGCTTCACTCCCCAGTGCCCTGTTCCCGTACCACCTGGAACCCCTCCAGCTCTCACACCATTGGAGGCATCCCTGTCTCCCTTTGAGCGGCTGGTGCTTCCTCACCTGCCTCGGGTGGGGGTCCAGGGTAAACGTGGACGTGTGCAACCTCTTATCCTCCCCCCTCACTGCGAGCCCTGCCTGGAGCTCCTTCTGCAGACGAGGCAGGATGTAGGCGTTGATCCTGCAAATCCATATGTTTTCGCCAGGCCCTACCACTCCCCAGCCACACCACTGCGTGGTACTGACCTTCTCCGCAGCCTAGCCCGCTCCAGCGGTACCCGCAATCCCCGTGCCCTGACTCAGACCAGGGTCCGTCGCCAGGTAGCAATACTAACCCAACTGCTCCTTctgggagaaggagaggagccCGGGCAGCTGGGAGGCAGCGCTGTGGAGAGGCTGGAGCACTTCCTTGAGAGGGAGTACCATGTGACACAGAATTGTGCTGGAATTGGCCAAGACCCAGGGCTGATGGGCAGAGTGGGCCGAGTTGTTCTGTgtggagaaagagatggagtgCTGTTCAGAGGAATGAGCCTGAACCACATCTGCCTGGAACTGGATG TCATGTCAGGAAACTCTGCAGACTCGTACTCAGAGGGAGAGTCTGAAGGGGAGCAGGTGAAGGAGAAGCCTGAGCCGCCCACCCCTGCACCTGCTCCAAACCCTACACCTACCCTGCTGTATGTCAGGAAGGGCAAGAACAACGGGCGGGTGGGACGACCCAAGAAACTTAAGAACCCCCAGccaccccctccacctcctccacctccgcCTGCAAACCGCAGGAGAGGCACAG
- the LOC113128431 gene encoding serine/arginine repetitive matrix protein 1 isoform X2, translating into MAETVRSLFDYQDPHSLDSDGEGVKPAPPLRGRGCGRKRKGTPVKVFVTHTEEESVPEQSFSPGDRKEAAENKRPTLDGPFYNTEPSSHQTCSSPSEQAQYKVSTGSKTRSCSASTPAPAPAASSAPTATPVLAPAPATATSARAPSLTPASTAPAAPTPSAPAPTASSFPPSPNCRIREVHCGSQVRLVVIAIRDITKGEEITVDYSLTEWGENLGFRGTVSPAQHECHSDTENNNIKKEDEPLSLTAQQQEYVTPSWSLSPSSSPISHSDGSESDGGDEDNASPRGRAPRRRKKRRGTPSKKKIPHRTPPGRPPSVSPTNAPHHIRPLPSPHAAAQDTPPCSSSSSSSTKPVFKAPAPLGSNSTSNGNANGPRGGVSIESMRQTCDYCGRHFRSLGRHLDKHHAHQPEVCSALVERYTQMPRLHAQNTNPTHAHTQQHSKPAQVLGQNCSSDLAQNGIQDLSISSPILTAANQAPVSSGRNSTPPVLTPPRGQNAVPVSVLKRSPPPVAVTQSRKGAVRRLKKERQDEEDEDEDNEDEEDVEVVEVKRSKEEEDVEVVCPQSFSSKSAKEMDPLKEEDDEDDEEEDEEEEENGVMEVEDESGTEDKEKHLLSSGRHHMLPLLSSLSSLVLYLRRLQHSAFLSLSRQLQSAEAWRLLCHSSLALLILYNRRRECEVSKLSIAEYRARFTPQCPVPVPPGTPPALTPLEASLSPFERLVLPHLPRVGVQGKRGRVQPLILPPHCEPCLELLLQTRQDVGVDPANPYVFARPYHSPATPLRGTDLLRSLARSSGTRNPRALTQTRVRRQVAILTQLLLLGEGEEPGQLGGSAVERLEHFLEREYHVTQNCAGIGQDPGLMGRVGRVVLCGERDGVLFRGMSLNHICLELDVMSGNSADSYSEGESEGEQVKEKPEPPTPAPAPNPTPTLLYVRKGKNNGRVGRPKKLKNPQPPPPPPPPPPANRRRGTGKRGVLKRPWSEAERAAVEEHLTKNIKELKVPAKADCERCLQQCPLLVSNHRDWRAIKFYCHNRIQLLKKNQRRESEPQPLTVC; encoded by the exons ATGGCGGAGACCGTACGCTCGCTCTTCGACTACCAGGACCCACACAGCCTGGACAGCGACGGAGAAGGCGTCAAACCGGCACCGCCACTGCGGGG GCGAGGCTgtggaaggaaaaggaaagggaCGCCTGTGAAAGTCTTTGTTACACACACTGAGGAGGAGAGTGTGCCTGAACAGAGCTTCAgcccag GTGATCGTAAGGAAGCAGCAGAGAATAAACGGCCCACACTGGATGGACCTTTCTACAATACAGAGCCATCTTCTCATCAGACCTG CAGCAGCCCATCAGAGCAGGCTCAGTACAAAGTCTCCACTGGGTCCAAGACCAGATCCTGCTCAGCTTCTAcaccagctccagctccagctgctTCTTCAGCCCCAACTGCAACACCGGTCCTTGCTCCTGCCCCGGCCACTGCGACTTCAGCTCGGGCCCCGTCTCTAACACCCGCGTCCACAGCTCCAGCTGCTCCAACACCCTCTGCTCCGGCCCCAACAGCCAGCTCCTTCCCTCCATCCCCCAACTGCCGTATCCGAGAGGTCCACTGTGGGAGCCAGGTGCGGCTGGTTGTTATTGCCATCCGAGACATCACCAAGGGGGAGGAGATCACTGTGGATTACAGCCTGACAGAGTGGGGAGAGAACCTG GGTTTTCGTGGTACTGTATCTCCAGCGCAACACGAGTGCCACTCTGACACTGAGAATAACAATATCAAGAAG GAGGATGAGCCTCTCTCTCTGACAGCCCAGCAACAGGAGTATGTCACTCCCTCTTGGTCGctgtctccctcttcctcacccATCTCCCACTCTGACGGCAGTGAGTCAGACGGTGGGGATGAAGACAACGCCAGCCCTCGCGGACGGGCACCACGCCGGCGTAAGAAACGTCGTGGCACCCCTTCAAAGAAAAAGATTCCCCATCGAACTCCACCTGGTCGACCACCGTCAGTCTCCCCGACCAATGCTCCACATCATATCCGCCCGCTTCCTTCGCCCCACGCTGCAGCGCAGGACACTCCTCCTtgctcatcttcctcctcctcttcaaccAAGCCTGTGTTTAAAGCCCCGGCTCCACTGGGCTCCAACAGCACAAGCAACGGCAATGCAAATGGACCTCGAGGAGGAGTGTCAATTGAGTCCATGCGGCAAACCTGTGACTACTGTGGACGCCACTTCCGCTCCCTTGGCCGCCACTTAGACAAACACCACGCCCACCAACCCGAAGTGTGCTCTGCCCTTGTTGAGCGTTACACACAGATGCCCCGCTTGCATGCACAGAACACAAACCCTACACACGCACATACTCAGCAGCACTCAAAACCAGCACAGGTCTTGGGACAGAACTGCAGCTCAGATCTTGCTCAGAATGGGATCCAGGACCTCTCTATTTCTTCTCCCATTCTCACTGCAGCCAACCAGGCACCTGTTTCCTCTGGAAGGAACTCCACGCCTCCTGTGCTGACTCCTCCAAGAGGGCAGAACGCGGTACCGGTGTCCGTCTTAAAGAGGAGCCCTCCGCCTGTGGCTGTGACACAGTCCAGAAAGGGAGCGGTGAGAAGGCTTAAAAAGGAACGACAGGATGAGGAGGACGAGGATGAGGAcaatgaagatgaagaagatgtgGAGGTGGTGGAAGTAAAGAGGtccaaagaggaggaggatgtagAGGTGGTGTGTCCTCAGTCCTTCAGCAGCAAGTCAGCCAAAGAGATGGATCCATTAAAagaagaggatgatgaggatgacgaggaagaagatgaagaggaggaagagaatgGAGTGATGGAGGTGGAAGATGAAAGTGGGACAGAAGATAAGGAAAAGCACTTGCTGAG TTCGGGACGTCACCACATGCTGCCGCTGCTCTCATCGTTGTCCTCTCTAGTGCTGTACCTTCGTCGGCTGCAGCACTCAGCCTTCTTGTCTCTGTCTCGGCAGCTGCAGTCAGCCGAGGCCTGGCGTCTTCTCTGCCACTCTAGCCTGGCGCTCCTAATACTGTATAACCGACGTCGTGAGTGTGAGGTCTCTAAGCTTTCCATTGCTGAGTATCGCGCTCGCTTCACTCCCCAGTGCCCTGTTCCCGTACCACCTGGAACCCCTCCAGCTCTCACACCATTGGAGGCATCCCTGTCTCCCTTTGAGCGGCTGGTGCTTCCTCACCTGCCTCGGGTGGGGGTCCAGGGTAAACGTGGACGTGTGCAACCTCTTATCCTCCCCCCTCACTGCGAGCCCTGCCTGGAGCTCCTTCTGCAGACGAGGCAGGATGTAGGCGTTGATCCTGCAAATCCATATGTTTTCGCCAGGCCCTACCACTCCCCAGCCACACCACTGCGTGGTACTGACCTTCTCCGCAGCCTAGCCCGCTCCAGCGGTACCCGCAATCCCCGTGCCCTGACTCAGACCAGGGTCCGTCGCCAGGTAGCAATACTAACCCAACTGCTCCTTctgggagaaggagaggagccCGGGCAGCTGGGAGGCAGCGCTGTGGAGAGGCTGGAGCACTTCCTTGAGAGGGAGTACCATGTGACACAGAATTGTGCTGGAATTGGCCAAGACCCAGGGCTGATGGGCAGAGTGGGCCGAGTTGTTCTGTgtggagaaagagatggagtgCTGTTCAGAGGAATGAGCCTGAACCACATCTGCCTGGAACTGGATG TCATGTCAGGAAACTCTGCAGACTCGTACTCAGAGGGAGAGTCTGAAGGGGAGCAGGTGAAGGAGAAGCCTGAGCCGCCCACCCCTGCACCTGCTCCAAACCCTACACCTACCCTGCTGTATGTCAGGAAGGGCAAGAACAACGGGCGGGTGGGACGACCCAAGAAACTTAAGAACCCCCAGccaccccctccacctcctccacctccgcCTGCAAACCGCAGGAGAGGCACAG
- the LOC113128431 gene encoding serine/arginine repetitive matrix protein 1 isoform X1 yields MAETVRSLFDYQDPHSLDSDGEGVKPAPPLRGRGCGRKRKGTPVKVFVTHTEEESVPEQSFSPGDRKEAAENKRPTLDGPFYNTEPSSHQTCSSPSEQAQYKVSTGSKTRSCSASTPAPAPAASSAPTATPVLAPAPATATSARAPSLTPASTAPAAPTPSAPAPTASSFPPSPNCRIREVHCGSQVRLVVIAIRDITKGEEITVDYSLTEWGENLGFRGTVSPAQHECHSDTENNNIKKEDEPLSLTAQQQEYVTPSWSLSPSSSPISHSDGSESDGGDEDNASPRGRAPRRRKKRRGTPSKKKIPHRTPPGRPPSVSPTNAPHHIRPLPSPHAAAQDTPPCSSSSSSSTKPVFKAPAPLGSNSTSNGNANGPRGGVSIESMRQTCDYCGRHFRSLGRHLDKHHAHQPEVCSALVERYTQMPRLHAQNTNPTHAHTQQHSKPAQVLGQNCSSDLAQNGIQDLSISSPILTAANQAPVSSGRNSTPPVLTPPRGQNAVPVSVLKRSPPPVAVTQSRKGAVRRLKKERQDEEDEDEDNEDEEDVEVVEVKRSKEEEDVEVVCPQSFSSKSAKEMDPLKEEDDEDDEEEDEEEEENGVMEVEDESGTEDKEKHLLSSSGRHHMLPLLSSLSSLVLYLRRLQHSAFLSLSRQLQSAEAWRLLCHSSLALLILYNRRRECEVSKLSIAEYRARFTPQCPVPVPPGTPPALTPLEASLSPFERLVLPHLPRVGVQGKRGRVQPLILPPHCEPCLELLLQTRQDVGVDPANPYVFARPYHSPATPLRGTDLLRSLARSSGTRNPRALTQTRVRRQVAILTQLLLLGEGEEPGQLGGSAVERLEHFLEREYHVTQNCAGIGQDPGLMGRVGRVVLCGERDGVLFRGMSLNHICLELDVMSGNSADSYSEGESEGEQVKEKPEPPTPAPAPNPTPTLLYVRKGKNNGRVGRPKKLKNPQPPPPPPPPPPANRRRGTGKRGVLKRPWSEAERAAVEEHLTKNIKELKVPAKADCERCLQQCPLLVSNHRDWRAIKFYCHNRIQLLKKNQRRESEPQPLTVC; encoded by the exons ATGGCGGAGACCGTACGCTCGCTCTTCGACTACCAGGACCCACACAGCCTGGACAGCGACGGAGAAGGCGTCAAACCGGCACCGCCACTGCGGGG GCGAGGCTgtggaaggaaaaggaaagggaCGCCTGTGAAAGTCTTTGTTACACACACTGAGGAGGAGAGTGTGCCTGAACAGAGCTTCAgcccag GTGATCGTAAGGAAGCAGCAGAGAATAAACGGCCCACACTGGATGGACCTTTCTACAATACAGAGCCATCTTCTCATCAGACCTG CAGCAGCCCATCAGAGCAGGCTCAGTACAAAGTCTCCACTGGGTCCAAGACCAGATCCTGCTCAGCTTCTAcaccagctccagctccagctgctTCTTCAGCCCCAACTGCAACACCGGTCCTTGCTCCTGCCCCGGCCACTGCGACTTCAGCTCGGGCCCCGTCTCTAACACCCGCGTCCACAGCTCCAGCTGCTCCAACACCCTCTGCTCCGGCCCCAACAGCCAGCTCCTTCCCTCCATCCCCCAACTGCCGTATCCGAGAGGTCCACTGTGGGAGCCAGGTGCGGCTGGTTGTTATTGCCATCCGAGACATCACCAAGGGGGAGGAGATCACTGTGGATTACAGCCTGACAGAGTGGGGAGAGAACCTG GGTTTTCGTGGTACTGTATCTCCAGCGCAACACGAGTGCCACTCTGACACTGAGAATAACAATATCAAGAAG GAGGATGAGCCTCTCTCTCTGACAGCCCAGCAACAGGAGTATGTCACTCCCTCTTGGTCGctgtctccctcttcctcacccATCTCCCACTCTGACGGCAGTGAGTCAGACGGTGGGGATGAAGACAACGCCAGCCCTCGCGGACGGGCACCACGCCGGCGTAAGAAACGTCGTGGCACCCCTTCAAAGAAAAAGATTCCCCATCGAACTCCACCTGGTCGACCACCGTCAGTCTCCCCGACCAATGCTCCACATCATATCCGCCCGCTTCCTTCGCCCCACGCTGCAGCGCAGGACACTCCTCCTtgctcatcttcctcctcctcttcaaccAAGCCTGTGTTTAAAGCCCCGGCTCCACTGGGCTCCAACAGCACAAGCAACGGCAATGCAAATGGACCTCGAGGAGGAGTGTCAATTGAGTCCATGCGGCAAACCTGTGACTACTGTGGACGCCACTTCCGCTCCCTTGGCCGCCACTTAGACAAACACCACGCCCACCAACCCGAAGTGTGCTCTGCCCTTGTTGAGCGTTACACACAGATGCCCCGCTTGCATGCACAGAACACAAACCCTACACACGCACATACTCAGCAGCACTCAAAACCAGCACAGGTCTTGGGACAGAACTGCAGCTCAGATCTTGCTCAGAATGGGATCCAGGACCTCTCTATTTCTTCTCCCATTCTCACTGCAGCCAACCAGGCACCTGTTTCCTCTGGAAGGAACTCCACGCCTCCTGTGCTGACTCCTCCAAGAGGGCAGAACGCGGTACCGGTGTCCGTCTTAAAGAGGAGCCCTCCGCCTGTGGCTGTGACACAGTCCAGAAAGGGAGCGGTGAGAAGGCTTAAAAAGGAACGACAGGATGAGGAGGACGAGGATGAGGAcaatgaagatgaagaagatgtgGAGGTGGTGGAAGTAAAGAGGtccaaagaggaggaggatgtagAGGTGGTGTGTCCTCAGTCCTTCAGCAGCAAGTCAGCCAAAGAGATGGATCCATTAAAagaagaggatgatgaggatgacgaggaagaagatgaagaggaggaagagaatgGAGTGATGGAGGTGGAAGATGAAAGTGGGACAGAAGATAAGGAAAAGCACTTGCTGAG TAGTTCGGGACGTCACCACATGCTGCCGCTGCTCTCATCGTTGTCCTCTCTAGTGCTGTACCTTCGTCGGCTGCAGCACTCAGCCTTCTTGTCTCTGTCTCGGCAGCTGCAGTCAGCCGAGGCCTGGCGTCTTCTCTGCCACTCTAGCCTGGCGCTCCTAATACTGTATAACCGACGTCGTGAGTGTGAGGTCTCTAAGCTTTCCATTGCTGAGTATCGCGCTCGCTTCACTCCCCAGTGCCCTGTTCCCGTACCACCTGGAACCCCTCCAGCTCTCACACCATTGGAGGCATCCCTGTCTCCCTTTGAGCGGCTGGTGCTTCCTCACCTGCCTCGGGTGGGGGTCCAGGGTAAACGTGGACGTGTGCAACCTCTTATCCTCCCCCCTCACTGCGAGCCCTGCCTGGAGCTCCTTCTGCAGACGAGGCAGGATGTAGGCGTTGATCCTGCAAATCCATATGTTTTCGCCAGGCCCTACCACTCCCCAGCCACACCACTGCGTGGTACTGACCTTCTCCGCAGCCTAGCCCGCTCCAGCGGTACCCGCAATCCCCGTGCCCTGACTCAGACCAGGGTCCGTCGCCAGGTAGCAATACTAACCCAACTGCTCCTTctgggagaaggagaggagccCGGGCAGCTGGGAGGCAGCGCTGTGGAGAGGCTGGAGCACTTCCTTGAGAGGGAGTACCATGTGACACAGAATTGTGCTGGAATTGGCCAAGACCCAGGGCTGATGGGCAGAGTGGGCCGAGTTGTTCTGTgtggagaaagagatggagtgCTGTTCAGAGGAATGAGCCTGAACCACATCTGCCTGGAACTGGATG TCATGTCAGGAAACTCTGCAGACTCGTACTCAGAGGGAGAGTCTGAAGGGGAGCAGGTGAAGGAGAAGCCTGAGCCGCCCACCCCTGCACCTGCTCCAAACCCTACACCTACCCTGCTGTATGTCAGGAAGGGCAAGAACAACGGGCGGGTGGGACGACCCAAGAAACTTAAGAACCCCCAGccaccccctccacctcctccacctccgcCTGCAAACCGCAGGAGAGGCACAG
- the cntf gene encoding ciliary neurotrophic factor, with translation MADRLTRDRNGSDLSRTTVARAAAIAEQLHHECSILLELYKTQESLTEDITIADSRLVSIPSPSSQSDTKDKLWCLHSALLQCRSLLERAIAREEQDLGSENRGEYETQKKMVKERLSLLLINTGELLKAVDGMAVLTPNSEGLELDGPNLFDLKIWVYRIFKEVDYWTKMAITTLQDLPSVIVKERVRTTRVRSTRSTRR, from the exons ATGGCAGACAGGTTGACTAGAGACAGAAACGGCTCGGATCTGAGCAGGACCACGGTGGCCCGGGCTGCAGCCATAGCCGAGCAGCTGCACCATGAGTGCTCCATCCTCCTGGAACTTTAT AAAACGCAGGAGAGTTTGACTGAAGACATCACGATAGCTGATAGTCGTCTGGTGTCCATCCCTTCTCCTTCTTCCCAGTCGGACACCAAGGACAAGCTCTGGTGTCTCCACTCCGCTCTGCTGCAGTGCCGCAGCTTGTTGGAGAGAGCTATCGCCAGAGAGGAACAGGATCTGGGCAGTGAGAATAGGGGTGAGTATGAGACACAGAAGAAGATGGTGAAGGAAAGACTCTCGCTTCTGTTAATCAACACCGGAGAACTACTAAAAGCTGTGGATGGCATGGCGGTCCTGACTCCTAACTCAGAGGGGTTGGAG TTAGACGGTCCGAATTTGTTTGACCTCAAGATTTGGGTTTACCGAATCTTCAAAGAGGTGGACTACTGGACCAAGATGGCCATCACCACCTTGCAAGACCTTCCCTCGGTGATAGTTAAGGAGCGAGTGAGGACCACGCGAGTCAGGAGCACAAGAAGCACTCGGAGATGA
- the LOC113127921 gene encoding uncharacterized protein LOC113127921 — protein sequence MNSLVGYGVSSESDSDGEGDDITLNHDGVNSVKEENDDAPGVKKTRNFLLESDSASSDLSSESEEEDPDPSSSSSLHPETPAPAPYAANEPTHPAPSLGSHNPSKLPPPPLNACSDGSVFANPFKAQADQKLSALQKHVPLTMQAKPSQIGGKRMCVSYRKDGKCRFGIKCKFAHDSDLQITSAPTDRHPPVRDEGPVSEHVESLAGGSCGGGSQNLTEEEESRGQQRKKRRVGLSDTLIPPKRAMKQYATQRDREQVDMS from the exons ATGAACTCTCTGGTGGGCTACGGAGTGTCCTCGGAGTCTGACAGCGACGGAGAGGGAGACGATATAACGTTAAACCACGACGGAGTCaa CTCTGTTAAAGAGGAAAACGATGATGCTCCAGGTGTCAAAAAGACGCGCAACTTCTTGCTGGAGTCTGATTCAGCTTCCAGTGATTTAAGCAGTGAATCAGAGGAAGAGGACCCagacccctcctcctcttcatcgtTACACCCAGAAACCCCAGCACCAGCACCTTATGCAGCCAACGAACCCACCCATCCTGCTCCTTCCCTGGGTTCCCATAACCCCAGTAAACTACCACCGCCTCCTCTAAATGCCTGTTCAGACGGCAGTGTGTTTGCCAACCCTTTCAAGGCTCAGGCAGACCAGAAGCTCAGCGCCTTGCAGAAACATGTCCCCCTCACAATGCAGGCCAAACCCTCTCAAATAGGAGGTaaaaggatgtgtgtgtcatACAGGAAAGACGGAAAGTGCAGGTTTGGGATCAAATGCAAGTTTGCTCATGACAGTGATCTCCAGATCACATCCGCTCCCACTGACAGGCATCCACCCGTGAGGGATGAAGGACCCGTGTCAGAACATGTTGAATCTCTTGCAGGGGGCTCATGTGGTGGAGGATCACAGAACCTCACAGAAGAGGAAGAGTCAAGAGGTCAgcaaaggaagaagaggagggttGGACTGAGCGATACTTTGATTCCTCCTAAACGAGCTATGAAGCAGTATGCAACACAAAGGGACAGAGAGCAGGTGGATATGTCCTGA